In one Tenuifilum sp. 4138str genomic region, the following are encoded:
- a CDS encoding endonuclease/exonuclease/phosphatase family protein — protein MINFRLSNISIAVLFIALLFTVGCNSNKNDSFRVMSFNIRFDNPADGLNAWPYRKEHVAQMVKFYNIDILNVQEALHHQLLDITGMLNGYGFVGVGRDDGDTLGEYSAIIYRTQRFELLFSKTFWLSETPDTPSLGWDAACKRVCTWAIFKDRLSGKTFALFNTHFDHLGKEARRNSARLLVNRITAIADGLPVVITGDFNMIPTDSSLVPVTSNFADTYDLSPIGHYGPVGTWNGFDYSSPLTDRIDYCFVDSNKIDILRHAHIDDAFRQRFPSDHLPVFVEMRVR, from the coding sequence ATGATAAATTTTAGACTTAGCAATATCAGTATTGCTGTTTTGTTTATTGCACTACTTTTTACTGTTGGTTGCAATTCGAACAAAAACGATAGCTTTAGGGTGATGAGTTTTAACATAAGGTTCGATAACCCCGCCGATGGGCTGAATGCATGGCCATACCGTAAGGAACATGTTGCTCAAATGGTTAAGTTTTACAACATCGATATTCTGAACGTACAGGAAGCGCTGCATCATCAGCTGCTTGATATAACGGGGATGCTCAACGGTTATGGTTTTGTTGGAGTGGGCCGCGATGATGGCGATACGCTAGGTGAATACTCGGCAATCATCTACAGAACCCAGAGGTTCGAACTGCTATTCAGTAAAACGTTTTGGTTATCGGAAACCCCCGATACCCCTTCGCTTGGTTGGGATGCTGCCTGTAAAAGGGTTTGCACTTGGGCAATTTTTAAGGATAGGTTAAGCGGAAAAACCTTTGCTCTGTTCAACACCCACTTTGACCACTTGGGAAAGGAAGCACGCAGAAATTCAGCCAGACTGCTGGTAAACCGGATTACAGCAATTGCCGATGGTTTGCCGGTAGTCATAACCGGCGATTTCAATATGATTCCTACTGATAGCTCATTAGTTCCAGTTACATCAAACTTTGCCGATACTTACGATTTGTCACCAATTGGGCACTACGGCCCAGTGGGTACCTGGAACGGGTTCGATTATAGCAGCCCGCTTACCGATAGGATTGACTATTGCTTTGTTGATAGCAATAAAATTGACATTTTAAGGCATGCCCATATCGACGATGCCTTTAGGCAGAGGTTTCCATCGGATCATTTGCCCGTTTTTGTGGAAATGCGGGTAAGGTAG